GGGCGTCGTGGGAGCCCGCGCTCGCCGGTCAGTGCCATGACGACATCGTGCCTCAGACGCGCCGGTCCGGCCGTTCCACGGACACGCTCAGCTCACCGTGACGACTGCCGCGCCGCCTTCTCCCGGAGCGCGCTCCATGGTCTCGGCGATGCGCATCGCTTCCTCGATGAGCGTCTCGACGATGAGCGCCTCGGGGACGGTCTTGACGACCTCTCCGCGGACGAAGATCTGGCCCTTGCCGTTACCGGATGCGACACCGAGATCCGCTTCTCGAGCTTCACCGGGACCGTTGACGACGCAGCCCATCACCGCGACACGGAGCGGGACGTCGAGCCCCTCGAGCCCAGCAGTGACCTTCTCTGCCAGCGTGTACACGTCGACCTGTGCGCGCCCGCACGACGGGCAGGAGACGATCTCGAGCTTGCGGGGACGAAGGTTGAGCGCCTGGAGGATCTGGATGCCGACCTTCACCTCTTCCACGGGCGGCGCGGAGAGCGAGACTCGGATCGTGTCGCCGATACCGCGCGAGAGGAGTGCTCCGAACGCGGTCGCCGACTTGATGGTGCCCTGGAATGCAGGACCGGCCTCGGTCACGCCGAGGTGCAGCGGCCAGTCGCCGCGCTCGGACAGCAGCTCGTACGCACGAACCATGATCACCGGGTCGTTGTGCTTCACCGAGATCTTGAAGTCGTGGAAGCCGTGCTCCTCGAAGAGGGACGCCTCCCACACGGCGGACTCGACGAGTGCCTCGGGTGTCGCCTTGCCGTACTTCGCGAGCAGCCTGGGATCGAGGGACCCCGCGTTGACCCCGATGCGGATGGAGACGCCGGCGTCGCTGGCGGCCTTCGCGATCTCCTTGATCTGGTCGTCGAACTTGCGAATGTTCCCCGGGTTCACTCGGACCGCGGCGCACCCGGCGTCGATGGCGGCGAAGACGTACTTCGGCTGGAAGTGGATGTCCGCGATGACCGGGATCTGGGACTTCTTCGCGATCGCTGGCAGCGCCAGTGCATCGTCGGGACTCGGCACCGCGACACGTACGATGTCGCAGCCTGCCGCGGTCAGCGCCGCGATCTGTTGAAGGGTGCCGTTGATGTCGGTCGTCGGAGTGGTCGTCATCGACTGCACGCTCACGGGAGCGTCACCGCCGACAAACACCTTCCCGACCTTGATCTTCCGCGTCTTGCGACGGGGCGCCAGCACGGGCGCAGGGGCTTCTGGCATGCCAAGACTGATAGGAACACTCACTAGACCAGTATCCCCCGTGCGAGAGGACCTGCACGCCGCCGACCAGATCCGGTACCAAAAACGACCACAGTCTTCACGTCAGGCGGATGGGTTTGACGATGTCGGCATACACCAGCAGGACGCCCATGGCTGCGAGAACGACGAACACGCCATAGGCGAGAGGCATCATCCGTGCGGTGTCCGCAGGGAGAGAACGTTCTCGGCCACGGACGCGGGCGACCTGGCGTCGTGCGCCCTCGTAGAGCGCTCCGAGGACGTGCCCGCCGTCGAGCGGCAGGAGCGGGATGAGGTTGAACGTGAACAAGGCGATGTTCAGTCCGGCGAGGATCATGAGCAGGTCGGCCGACATGAGCTCGACACCATAGCCGTCGACGTCAGACGACGTGATCTCCCCCGCGAACCGGCCGATGCCGACGACACCGATCACCGAGTTCTCGTCGCGCTCCTCGTCGCCGAACACAGCTTGCGCCACGTCGACGAGGCGTTGCGGAAGGGTGAGCATGACGCTCGCGGTCTGCGAGAGCCGCTCCCCGATCATCCCGGGGACGAGCGTGATGGACTGTCCCTCGAGCTCCTCTGTCGGGCCGATGCCCAGGAACCCGGCGGGTTCGGTGATCGCGTCGCCGGACGCGTCGACCGTCGGGGCACCGTCCGCGTCGTAGACAGGGCGGTCGGTGACCACCGGTGTGATCTCGGTCTCTACCCGCTGTCCGTCGCGCTCGACGACGATGCTTGTGGTCTCGCCTCCGGTCTGCGCGATCTGGTCAGCAAGCTGGTCCCAGCCGGAGACGTCGTCTCCCCCGAACGCGACGATCGTGTCGCCCGGGAGCAGACCTGCCGCTGCTGCGGGCGCCGCGAGGTCAGCATCTGTGCACGCGGCGTCAGCCGGCGCGTCGAGCGGCAGGACGCAGGTGGAGACCCTCTCGAGAGTGGTCGTGGGCTCGAGCTGACCGAACCCGACCACCACGGCAGTGGTGAGCACGATCGCGATGAGGAGGTTCATCACCGGTCCGCCGAGCATGACGACGACCTTCTTCGGAGACGAGAGGTTGTAGAATGCCCGGTGCTCCTCCCCCGGGTAGATCTCGTCAGCGCTGGCGTCGCGGGCGGACTGGATCAGCTCGGCAATCCGTCCCGTCTTCTCAGCACGGCGCGGGTCGCCCGGCGGATACATACCGACGAGGCGCACATAGCCACCCAGAGGGATCGCCTTGAGGCCGTACTCGGTCTCCCCTCGTGTGGTGGACCACAGGGTGGGACCGAAACCCACCATGTACTGGCTGACACGGACGCCGAAGCGCTTCGCCGGCACCATGTGACCGATCTCGTGGAGACCGATCGACACGAGCACGCCGACCACCATCACCAGCACGCCGACGAGGTAAGCCATCACATCTCCTTGTGTGCTGCGCCGACGCGCCAGTCACCGGGTCGTTCGTCCCGACCCGCGACGCACGGGCCGGTCATCGTTGCTGATCATGCCGCGCCCACCTGGGTGTTGGCAGGGAACGCACGCGGAGAGCCTACCGGCGAGCGAGGATCTCCCGCGCTCGGGCGCGCGCCCAGCCCTCAGCAGTTAAGACCGCGTCGAGGGTGAGATCGTCAGCGTGCTCCACGTGCGCCTCCAGAACCTTCTCGACCGTGTCGACGATGTCGAGGAACCCGATCCTCCCCTCGAGGAACGCGGCGACGCACTCTTCGTTGGCCGCGTTGTACACGGCAGGGTGCGTCCCGGAGAGGTCCGCCACGTGCCGTGCCAGACGGACGGCGCCAAAGACCGTCTCGTCGAGCGGCTCGAACGTCCACGCCGTCGGGTCCGTCCACGAGCACGGGCTCGCGACCTCGTCGAGACGCTCCGGCCAGCTGAGACCGAGCGCGATTGGCAGCCGCATGTCCGGCGGAGACGCCTGGGCGATCGTCGAGCCGTCGATGAACTCCACCATCGAGTGCACGACCGACTGCGGGTGCACGACGACCGTGATGTCCGCGACCGGGACGTCGAAGA
This sequence is a window from Sanguibacter antarcticus. Protein-coding genes within it:
- the ispG gene encoding flavodoxin-dependent (E)-4-hydroxy-3-methylbut-2-enyl-diphosphate synthase, giving the protein MPEAPAPVLAPRRKTRKIKVGKVFVGGDAPVSVQSMTTTPTTDINGTLQQIAALTAAGCDIVRVAVPSPDDALALPAIAKKSQIPVIADIHFQPKYVFAAIDAGCAAVRVNPGNIRKFDDQIKEIAKAASDAGVSIRIGVNAGSLDPRLLAKYGKATPEALVESAVWEASLFEEHGFHDFKISVKHNDPVIMVRAYELLSERGDWPLHLGVTEAGPAFQGTIKSATAFGALLSRGIGDTIRVSLSAPPVEEVKVGIQILQALNLRPRKLEIVSCPSCGRAQVDVYTLAEKVTAGLEGLDVPLRVAVMGCVVNGPGEAREADLGVASGNGKGQIFVRGEVVKTVPEALIVETLIEEAMRIAETMERAPGEGGAAVVTVS
- a CDS encoding M50 family metallopeptidase, whose amino-acid sequence is MAYLVGVLVMVVGVLVSIGLHEIGHMVPAKRFGVRVSQYMVGFGPTLWSTTRGETEYGLKAIPLGGYVRLVGMYPPGDPRRAEKTGRIAELIQSARDASADEIYPGEEHRAFYNLSSPKKVVVMLGGPVMNLLIAIVLTTAVVVGFGQLEPTTTLERVSTCVLPLDAPADAACTDADLAAPAAAAGLLPGDTIVAFGGDDVSGWDQLADQIAQTGGETTSIVVERDGQRVETEITPVVTDRPVYDADGAPTVDASGDAITEPAGFLGIGPTEELEGQSITLVPGMIGERLSQTASVMLTLPQRLVDVAQAVFGDEERDENSVIGVVGIGRFAGEITSSDVDGYGVELMSADLLMILAGLNIALFTFNLIPLLPLDGGHVLGALYEGARRQVARVRGRERSLPADTARMMPLAYGVFVVLAAMGVLLVYADIVKPIRLT